Within the uncultured Draconibacterium sp. genome, the region GCTCGGCACAGGTATTCTTCAACGGAACCAACTTGTTTGTTATTTCCGATATGACTGAATTCCACGATCCTGAACAAGATTGTTACGACTCTTATCCGTTAATGAAATCATTCACTTTCGGTCTTGATATTAAATTTTAAAAACTGACACAACGATGAAAAATATAAAATATTTAATAGTTAGCATTATAGCGCTGCTTGCCATAAGCAGTTGTAACACGCTCGACATTGAAAATATTTACGATTACAATGCCGACTTAGTTTGGGACGACGAGTCGTTGGTAGACGCCTACATGGCAAATGTATATGCTGAAGTTTTTGGAAACTGGTCTGCTACACAAGATCAAAAAACACAGCAACTTTCGGGTATTCATTTTTACCTCGATAGAGTTACAATAACCAACAGCGAATATAAATCATGGGATTACACCACCATTCGACTCATTAATGAAGCCATCCAAAATGTTGACAACGGTAATTTAAGCCAGGAAATAAAATCAAAAATCATAGGCGAAGCTAAATTTTTAAGAGCCTATGTGTATTTTGAAATGGTAATGTACCATGGAGGCGTACCTTATATAACAGTTCCTCAGGATAAAGAAGAAGATGATTTAAATGTAACGAGAAACACCACTGGCGAATGTTTTGATTTTATTATCTCCGATTTAAATGATGCTATTGATGCATTACCAGAGCATATTTCTACTTCGTCAAGTAATTTTGGAAGAGTTGACGGTTGTTTTGCAACAGCGTTTAAGGCTAAGGTATTATTGTACAAAGCATCTCCACAATTTAATCCGGGCAACCCATGGAACAATAGTTATTGGAGCGAAGCCTACACAGCCAACCAAACCGCATACAATAAATTAAAAGGCCTGGGTTACGCACTTACTGATAAATACGAAGACATCTTTTTAACAGAACGTGGCCCGGAGGTTGTATTCTCTGTAATCAATACTTATCCTAATAAAACAGCCGACTGGGATTATGGTGTTCGTCCGGGATCTGAAAGTCGTGGAAATGCATCTGCCGGTCCTACATGGGATTTTGTAAAAGAATTCCCAATGCTTGATGGTAAATCGTACAACGATCCAACCAGTAAATATTACAAAACGGAAGAAGAGCTTTTGCAATCGTATTGGGAAAACAGGGATCCAAGATTTAATAAATCTGTTGTATGGAATGGCGCCATATACGAGGTATCGAACAAGTCGGGTAACCGCCAATATACTTCGCTTGGTGTTGCTGATGTATTAGACGATTTTGGCACCAACCCAGCGGCTAATACTAACTCAACAAATCTTGAACGTTATACTGGATTTTTTGTACGCAAAGCCAGCGATTTAACGTTATTGCAATCAGAAGTTCAGCAATACGATGTTGATTACATTGTAATGCGATTTGCCGAAGTAATGTTAAATTACGCCGAAGCTGCTAACGAAACAGGTGAAACAGGTGAAGCACTTACAATATTGAAGGAGATTCGTGAACGAGCAGAAATTGAGCCTGGTGATGATGGAAACTACGGAATTACAGCATCAACACGCGAAGAGGTTCGCGAAGCAATTATTGCCGAAAGAAACATTGAATTTTGTTTTGAAGGAAAGTTTTTCTGGGACTTGCGCCGACTTCGCATGCTCGACCGTTTAGATGGCAAAACCAAATACGGAGTTGAAGCAATTGCAATAAATGAAGATGGTACAGAAATGCCAATTGCATCAGCAAAAGTTGCAGCCGAAGATAACCTGTTAACAGAATCAAATTTTAAATATATTACCTGGCAGGTTCCGTTTACAGGTGT harbors:
- a CDS encoding RagB/SusD family nutrient uptake outer membrane protein — protein: MKNIKYLIVSIIALLAISSCNTLDIENIYDYNADLVWDDESLVDAYMANVYAEVFGNWSATQDQKTQQLSGIHFYLDRVTITNSEYKSWDYTTIRLINEAIQNVDNGNLSQEIKSKIIGEAKFLRAYVYFEMVMYHGGVPYITVPQDKEEDDLNVTRNTTGECFDFIISDLNDAIDALPEHISTSSSNFGRVDGCFATAFKAKVLLYKASPQFNPGNPWNNSYWSEAYTANQTAYNKLKGLGYALTDKYEDIFLTERGPEVVFSVINTYPNKTADWDYGVRPGSESRGNASAGPTWDFVKEFPMLDGKSYNDPTSKYYKTEEELLQSYWENRDPRFNKSVVWNGAIYEVSNKSGNRQYTSLGVADVLDDFGTNPAANTNSTNLERYTGFFVRKASDLTLLQSEVQQYDVDYIVMRFAEVMLNYAEAANETGETGEALTILKEIRERAEIEPGDDGNYGITASTREEVREAIIAERNIEFCFEGKFFWDLRRLRMLDRLDGKTKYGVEAIAINEDGTEMPIASAKVAAEDNLLTESNFKYITWQVPFTGVKVTSLPDTYYFFPIQQSVIDLNSNIEQNADWGGTFDPTLN